The following proteins are encoded in a genomic region of Phycisphaerales bacterium:
- a CDS encoding TIGR00730 family Rossman fold protein: MAEHTDGRAGGETRGSKFGPFPEAHPDRGHDSWRVLRIMSEFVEGFDTLERLPPAVTVFGSARTKADDPMYDAARKMGAALAESGLTVITGGGPGIMEAANRGAYDVGGRSVGMNIALPMEQEPNPYQTDELTFEYFFVRKVMLVKYARAFVIFPGGFGTLDEFFEAMTLMQTLKVEPFPLILYGSEFWAEPVAWIRDKMWNKFRTISEADLSLFHLVDSIEGAMSLVKRAIEGTYETSLPSVIGPAARESGEGTRRGVRPRHGGQASDQKAEGYRSRSVRHFEAD; the protein is encoded by the coding sequence ATGGCCGAGCATACGGACGGACGTGCGGGTGGCGAGACACGAGGCTCGAAGTTCGGGCCCTTCCCAGAGGCGCACCCCGATCGAGGCCACGACTCGTGGCGGGTCCTTCGCATCATGAGCGAGTTTGTCGAGGGTTTTGACACCCTCGAGCGGCTGCCGCCGGCGGTCACGGTGTTCGGCTCGGCCCGCACCAAGGCCGATGACCCCATGTACGATGCCGCCCGGAAGATGGGAGCGGCATTGGCCGAGTCTGGGCTCACCGTGATCACCGGCGGCGGACCGGGCATCATGGAGGCGGCCAATCGCGGGGCGTACGACGTCGGTGGTCGATCGGTGGGCATGAACATCGCCTTGCCCATGGAACAGGAGCCAAACCCGTATCAGACCGACGAACTGACGTTCGAGTACTTCTTCGTGCGAAAGGTCATGCTGGTGAAGTACGCCCGTGCGTTCGTGATCTTTCCGGGCGGGTTCGGAACGCTGGACGAGTTCTTCGAGGCCATGACGCTGATGCAGACGCTGAAGGTCGAGCCCTTCCCGCTGATCCTGTACGGCTCGGAGTTCTGGGCCGAGCCGGTGGCGTGGATCCGAGACAAGATGTGGAACAAGTTCCGAACAATTTCTGAAGCCGACCTGTCCCTTTTTCATCTTGTGGACAGCATCGAGGGGGCCATGTCGCTGGTGAAGCGTGCGATCGAGGGCACGTACGAGACGTCTTTGCCCAGCGTCATCGGACCTGCCGCTCGCGAAAGTGGGGAGGGAACCCGCCGTGGCGTGCGTCCCAGGCACGGTGGGCAGGCTTCGGACCAGAAAGCCGAGGGCTACCGTTCGCGGTCGGTGCGTCATTTCGAAGCAGACTGA
- a CDS encoding (2Fe-2S)-binding protein, whose product MDGPTQPEAPGEGQLSDTDDVCLCFHVPLGKVKRFIQREDPPVASLISECLGAGTGCGWCVPVLKKLHRQHAQSQPMEVRVDPELYASGRRSYRKTGVRPQERSGDSERGSGPPAEA is encoded by the coding sequence ATGGACGGCCCCACCCAGCCCGAAGCCCCCGGTGAAGGCCAATTGAGCGACACCGACGACGTGTGCCTGTGCTTCCACGTGCCGCTGGGGAAGGTCAAGCGATTCATCCAGCGCGAGGATCCACCGGTCGCCTCGCTCATCAGCGAGTGCCTGGGGGCGGGCACCGGCTGCGGCTGGTGCGTCCCGGTGCTCAAGAAGCTCCATCGCCAGCACGCCCAGAGCCAGCCCATGGAGGTCCGAGTCGACCCAGAGCTCTACGCCAGCGGCCGTCGAAGCTACCGGAAGACCGGCGTACGGCCCCAGGAGCGGTCGGGCGACTCAGAACGGGGATCCGGCCCTCCGGCGGAGGCGTAG
- a CDS encoding DUF421 domain-containing protein — MQIFFDNWNTIGRTLLVGVLAYVAVVVFLRISGPRTLSKMNAFDFIVTIALGSTLATVLISKDVSLAQGVTALGLLITLQFVVTWSSARWRLIKQAVTGEPVLLLFEGRMLSEAMKRTRVTTDEIRSALRTNGLAAFEQAHAVVLETDGSFSVVPTGERQGNSTLQGVRNRPGS; from the coding sequence ATGCAGATCTTCTTCGACAACTGGAACACCATCGGCCGGACGCTGCTGGTGGGCGTCCTGGCCTACGTGGCCGTGGTGGTCTTCCTTCGGATCTCAGGCCCGCGCACCTTATCCAAGATGAATGCGTTTGACTTCATCGTCACGATCGCCCTGGGTTCGACGCTGGCCACGGTCTTGATAAGCAAAGATGTCAGCCTGGCCCAGGGCGTCACCGCCCTCGGGCTGCTCATCACGCTCCAGTTCGTGGTCACCTGGAGCAGCGCACGATGGCGGCTCATCAAGCAGGCCGTGACCGGCGAGCCGGTGCTCCTGCTCTTCGAGGGGCGCATGCTCAGTGAGGCCATGAAGCGCACCCGAGTCACGACCGACGAAATCCGGTCGGCTCTCCGCACCAACGGCCTGGCCGCATTCGAGCAGGCCCATGCCGTGGTCCTCGAAACCGATGGCAGCTTCAGCGTCGTGCCCACAGGCGAGCGCCAGGGCAACTCCACGCTCCAGGGCGTCCGAAATCGGCCCGGCTCCTGA
- a CDS encoding FKBP-type peptidyl-prolyl cis-trans isomerase, translating into MDITKLSSTTFRAAAILAVAGTAFVAGCGNSSQNGTDAGQGATGQDRPTTEQPAGDASGPDQTPSAEQTEPSGEPAASDQSQPFQEVRTTDIEVGDGAQADIQDIVTVHYRGTFRESGEEFDSSYSRGEPFTLPLRNFVPGFSQGVEGMRVGGKRRIEIPYRLAYGEQGSPPTIPPRSDLVFEVELVDVEKPEPPKTPDLASEFEGEPQELDGGLVVRDITVGQGEKSVKPGAKVFVHILGVQAESGEQFASSREAGGPQQLDLGDPRMLPGLAQGIVGMKPEGTRRIEVPAELGFGAQGAGDVVPPNSDLVFEVELLSMANPRELSTEWVSEETRENGLVVRVVKEGDAEKEPIPEGGIAVLHTMGVLEDGTVFDSTFDQGQQATVPLEQAVIEGWSQGVVGMRPGEIRQIVVPPELGFGEEGQPPAVPGNETLTFEIELFDWRMPREFSTEFVGEAEQLEEGITIRQVSVGEGPEAAEGQMAVIHYLAELPDGTIVANTFDTGDMQVVPLDGADPLPGLRKAIVGMKVGGVRRIELAAEQAFGAQGNPPMVPADTPITFEVELMGVQ; encoded by the coding sequence ATGGATATCACCAAGCTTTCTTCCACGACATTCCGCGCCGCGGCCATCCTCGCGGTGGCCGGAACGGCGTTTGTCGCCGGGTGCGGCAACTCTTCCCAGAACGGCACCGATGCCGGCCAAGGCGCCACGGGCCAGGATCGTCCGACGACCGAACAGCCGGCCGGCGATGCTTCGGGACCCGATCAGACGCCATCCGCAGAGCAGACCGAGCCCAGCGGCGAGCCGGCGGCGAGCGATCAGTCGCAGCCGTTCCAGGAGGTCCGCACCACCGACATTGAGGTCGGAGATGGCGCCCAAGCCGACATACAGGACATCGTGACGGTCCACTATCGCGGCACCTTCCGCGAAAGCGGCGAGGAGTTCGATTCCAGCTACAGCCGGGGCGAGCCCTTCACGCTGCCGCTGCGGAACTTCGTGCCCGGCTTCAGCCAGGGCGTCGAAGGCATGCGCGTGGGCGGCAAGCGCCGCATCGAGATTCCGTATCGCCTTGCCTACGGCGAACAAGGCAGCCCGCCCACGATCCCGCCGCGCTCGGACCTGGTCTTCGAGGTCGAGTTGGTCGACGTGGAGAAGCCCGAACCGCCCAAGACGCCCGATCTTGCCAGCGAATTCGAGGGTGAGCCGCAGGAACTTGACGGCGGGCTGGTCGTCCGCGACATCACCGTGGGCCAGGGCGAGAAGAGCGTGAAGCCGGGCGCCAAGGTGTTCGTGCACATCCTGGGCGTGCAGGCCGAGAGCGGCGAGCAGTTCGCCTCCAGCCGCGAAGCCGGTGGGCCGCAGCAGCTCGATCTTGGAGACCCGCGGATGCTGCCCGGCCTGGCGCAGGGCATCGTGGGCATGAAGCCCGAGGGCACGCGTCGCATCGAGGTGCCCGCCGAGCTGGGCTTTGGCGCCCAGGGCGCGGGCGACGTGGTACCGCCGAACAGCGATCTCGTCTTCGAGGTCGAGTTGCTGAGCATGGCCAACCCACGCGAACTGAGCACCGAGTGGGTCAGCGAGGAGACGCGCGAGAATGGCCTGGTCGTGCGCGTGGTGAAGGAAGGCGACGCCGAGAAGGAACCCATCCCCGAAGGCGGCATCGCCGTGCTGCACACCATGGGCGTGCTTGAAGACGGCACCGTCTTCGATTCGACGTTCGACCAGGGCCAGCAGGCCACCGTGCCGCTCGAGCAGGCCGTGATCGAGGGCTGGAGCCAGGGCGTGGTGGGCATGCGGCCGGGCGAGATCCGCCAGATCGTCGTTCCGCCCGAACTCGGCTTCGGCGAGGAAGGCCAGCCCCCGGCCGTGCCGGGTAACGAGACGCTGACCTTTGAGATCGAGTTGTTCGATTGGCGCATGCCCCGAGAGTTCTCGACCGAGTTCGTCGGCGAAGCCGAGCAGCTCGAAGAGGGCATCACCATCCGCCAGGTGAGCGTGGGCGAGGGCCCCGAAGCCGCCGAGGGCCAGATGGCCGTGATTCACTACTTGGCCGAGTTGCCCGACGGCACCATCGTCGCCAACACGTTCGACACCGGCGACATGCAGGTGGTGCCGCTCGATGGCGCCGACCCCCTGCCCGGTCTGCGCAAGGCCATCGTGGGCATGAAGGTGGGCGGCGTCCGTCGCATCGAGCTCGCGGCCGAACAGGCGTTCGGCGCCCAGGGCAACCCGCCCATGGTGCCCGCCGATACGCCCATCACGTTCGAAGTCGAACTGATGGGCGTGCAGTAA
- the asnS gene encoding asparagine--tRNA ligase has product MASMRVKDALAADVGTAVTLKGWVRTRRDSKAGLSFIQLHDGSCFDPIQVVAKTDLGNYDNEILHLTTGCAIEVDGELVESQGKGQCVEVVASEVRVVGWVEDPDTYPASAKRHSFEYLREVAHLRPRTNTFGAMARVRHRLAYAIHSYFEQNGFYWVHTPIITTSDAEGAGHLFRVSTLDAVNPPMTEDKRGVDWKEDFFGKQSFLTVSGQLNVETYCCALSRVYTFGPTFRAENSNTSRHLAEFWMIEPEIAFADLNDNAKLAEGLLKYVFDDLLTHCADDAQFFDERIEKGLIDRLKHVIASPFRMLPYTEAVDILQKSGKKFEFPVEWGTDLQSEHERYLTEEKFKQPVVVVDYPKDIKAFYMRLNDDKKTVAAMDVLVPGVGELIGGSQREERLDVLDQRIDEMGLPKDEYGWYRDLRRYGTVPHAGFGLGFERLVMYCTGLQNIRDAIPFPRAPGQAAF; this is encoded by the coding sequence ATGGCATCGATGCGTGTGAAGGACGCCCTGGCGGCGGACGTCGGAACTGCGGTGACGCTCAAGGGCTGGGTCAGGACCCGGAGAGACTCCAAGGCCGGGCTGAGCTTCATCCAACTCCACGACGGGTCGTGCTTCGACCCCATCCAAGTCGTCGCCAAGACCGACCTTGGCAACTACGACAACGAGATCCTGCACCTGACCACCGGCTGCGCGATCGAGGTCGACGGCGAACTGGTCGAGAGCCAGGGCAAGGGCCAGTGCGTGGAGGTGGTCGCAAGCGAGGTTCGCGTCGTGGGCTGGGTGGAAGACCCCGATACCTATCCCGCCAGCGCCAAGCGGCACAGCTTCGAGTATCTCCGCGAGGTCGCGCACCTGCGGCCGCGCACGAACACGTTCGGCGCCATGGCCCGCGTCCGGCATCGCCTGGCGTATGCGATCCACAGCTACTTCGAGCAAAACGGCTTCTACTGGGTCCACACGCCCATCATCACCACGAGCGACGCCGAGGGAGCCGGACACCTGTTCCGCGTCAGCACGCTGGACGCGGTGAACCCGCCGATGACCGAGGACAAACGGGGCGTTGACTGGAAGGAAGACTTCTTCGGCAAGCAGTCGTTCCTGACGGTGTCGGGGCAGCTCAACGTCGAGACGTACTGCTGTGCGCTTAGCCGGGTGTACACATTCGGACCCACGTTCCGTGCCGAGAACAGCAACACGAGCCGCCACCTGGCCGAGTTCTGGATGATCGAGCCGGAGATCGCGTTCGCGGACCTCAACGACAACGCGAAGCTGGCCGAGGGGTTGCTGAAGTACGTCTTCGACGACCTGCTGACGCACTGCGCCGATGACGCGCAGTTCTTCGACGAGCGGATCGAAAAGGGGCTGATCGATCGGCTCAAGCACGTGATCGCCTCGCCCTTCCGCATGCTGCCCTACACCGAGGCGGTGGACATCCTGCAAAAGAGCGGCAAGAAGTTCGAGTTCCCCGTCGAGTGGGGCACCGACCTGCAGAGCGAGCACGAGCGGTACCTGACCGAGGAGAAGTTCAAGCAGCCCGTGGTGGTGGTGGACTATCCCAAGGACATCAAGGCCTTCTACATGCGGCTGAACGACGACAAGAAGACTGTCGCCGCGATGGACGTACTGGTGCCGGGCGTGGGCGAGTTGATCGGGGGCAGCCAACGCGAGGAGCGGCTGGACGTGCTCGATCAGCGCATCGACGAGATGGGCCTGCCCAAGGACGAGTACGGCTGGTATCGCGATTTGCGTCGATATGGGACGGTGCCGCACGCAGGATTTGGCCTGGGCTTTGAACGCCTGGTGATGTACTGCACGGGCCTGCAGAACATCCGCGACGCGATTCCATTCCCGCGCGCGCCGGGGCAGGCGGCGTTCTGA
- the pdxA gene encoding 4-hydroxythreonine-4-phosphate dehydrogenase PdxA, translating to MESAPATRPCIAVSMGDPGGIGPEVLCAALNGGAGDAARIVIYGPSRALGRHDWPVVDSLEDIDPNEPVTVCQLDDGDDGQPFDHEPTARNGAISHAQVLHAVDATMLPDGHPARAQAICTGPISKAAWVAAGQGAHLGHTELLAERLGAQRHAMAFVSRPLLVALVTAHIPLRLVAETITTERVLDVIELSAALCRDLGVQRPRVAVAGLNPHAGEGGALGEEDEAIIAPAVDAAKARGLDVTGPLPGDTVFRDARRPGGIFDVVVAMYHDQALAPLKLVAFDEAVNITLGLAVPRTSPDHGTAFGIAGRGVADAGSMAAALRLAAKLAAARATSPP from the coding sequence ATGGAGAGCGCGCCAGCCACACGCCCCTGCATCGCCGTTTCGATGGGCGACCCGGGTGGAATCGGCCCCGAGGTGCTCTGCGCCGCGTTGAATGGTGGGGCCGGCGATGCGGCGAGGATCGTGATATACGGCCCGTCTCGCGCGCTCGGACGGCACGACTGGCCCGTGGTCGATTCGCTCGAAGACATCGACCCCAACGAGCCGGTGACGGTGTGCCAACTCGACGACGGCGACGATGGCCAGCCGTTCGATCACGAGCCAACGGCGCGGAACGGCGCGATCAGCCATGCCCAGGTGCTGCACGCGGTCGACGCGACGATGCTGCCCGATGGACACCCCGCCCGGGCGCAGGCAATCTGCACCGGGCCGATCAGCAAGGCCGCCTGGGTCGCGGCGGGGCAGGGCGCCCACCTGGGGCACACCGAGTTGCTGGCCGAGCGGCTCGGCGCCCAGCGCCATGCCATGGCATTCGTGAGCCGGCCGCTGCTCGTCGCGCTGGTTACCGCCCACATCCCGCTCCGCCTGGTCGCCGAGACGATCACCACCGAACGGGTGCTGGACGTCATCGAACTGTCGGCCGCGCTATGCCGCGATCTGGGCGTCCAGCGGCCACGCGTCGCCGTTGCCGGGCTGAATCCGCACGCGGGCGAGGGTGGGGCCCTGGGCGAGGAGGACGAGGCGATCATCGCCCCGGCCGTGGACGCCGCCAAGGCACGCGGCCTGGACGTCACCGGTCCCCTGCCGGGAGACACGGTGTTCCGCGACGCCCGCCGGCCGGGGGGCATCTTCGACGTTGTCGTCGCGATGTACCACGATCAGGCCCTGGCGCCGCTGAAGCTGGTGGCCTTCGACGAGGCGGTGAACATAACCTTGGGGCTCGCCGTGCCGCGAACCAGCCCCGACCACGGAACCGCGTTCGGCATCGCCGGGCGGGGCGTGGCCGACGCCGGCTCGATGGCCGCGGCGCTGCGTCTGGCCGCGAAGCTCGCGGCCGCACGCGCCACCTCCCCCCCGTAA
- a CDS encoding DNA-directed RNA polymerase subunit alpha C-terminal domain-containing protein → MSSSSSPSALDMVIGSGGDSAQAARLLEEARQQAAAGDRMDAIETLRKAVQADAGHDEAAFQLAYHLDLAGEEDEAISLYERLCDKTPAPVNALLNLAVLYEDRGEFSRAERCLRQVLDTDPNHPRARLYMKDVIASRDEGVVEDAESDHLKRRQEMETAVTDFDLSVRTRTALKRMNIRTLGDLLRTTEAELMSYKNFGDSSLDEIKKMLSAKGMALGQGVDDGHRSGRRTALDRFRGTSQEAMLNKPVTDLALSVRARRALQLLNIQSLGDLVSHTEAELMGVKNFGATSLTEVKERLGEIGMTLRTIDE, encoded by the coding sequence TTGAGTTCCAGTTCGTCCCCCAGTGCGCTCGACATGGTCATCGGTTCCGGTGGAGACTCGGCTCAGGCAGCCCGGTTGCTTGAGGAGGCACGCCAGCAGGCCGCCGCGGGCGACCGCATGGACGCCATCGAGACGCTCCGCAAGGCCGTCCAGGCCGACGCCGGGCACGACGAGGCCGCCTTCCAACTTGCCTACCACCTCGACCTGGCGGGCGAGGAAGACGAGGCCATCAGCCTCTACGAGCGCCTGTGCGACAAGACGCCCGCCCCGGTGAACGCCCTGCTGAACCTGGCCGTGCTCTACGAAGACCGCGGCGAGTTCTCCCGGGCCGAGCGGTGCCTGCGGCAGGTGCTGGACACCGACCCCAACCACCCCAGGGCCCGGCTCTACATGAAGGACGTCATCGCCAGCCGCGATGAGGGCGTGGTCGAAGACGCCGAGAGCGACCACCTGAAGCGCCGCCAGGAGATGGAGACCGCCGTCACCGATTTCGACCTCTCGGTGCGGACGCGTACGGCCCTCAAGCGGATGAACATCCGCACGCTGGGCGACCTGCTGCGGACCACCGAAGCCGAGCTGATGAGCTACAAGAACTTCGGGGATTCCAGCCTGGACGAGATCAAGAAGATGCTCTCGGCCAAGGGCATGGCCCTGGGCCAGGGCGTCGACGATGGCCATCGCTCGGGCCGGCGCACCGCCCTGGACCGCTTCCGTGGCACCAGCCAGGAGGCGATGCTCAACAAGCCGGTGACCGACTTGGCCCTTTCCGTGCGTGCCCGCCGGGCCCTGCAATTGCTCAACATCCAGAGCCTGGGCGACCTGGTGAGCCACACCGAGGCCGAGCTGATGGGCGTGAAGAACTTCGGCGCCACGTCGCTCACGGAGGTGAAAGAGCGGCTGGGCGAGATCGGAATGACCCTTCGCACCATCGATGAGTAG
- a CDS encoding ferredoxin family protein, with protein MPHVIAEPCIGTKDTSCVEVCPVDCIHPGKDEGDFEQANQLYIDPDTCIDCGLCVDECPVQAIFPEEDLPEQWNKYVELNLDYYKDK; from the coding sequence ATGCCGCATGTGATCGCCGAGCCCTGCATCGGGACGAAGGACACCTCGTGCGTCGAGGTCTGCCCGGTTGACTGCATCCATCCGGGCAAGGACGAGGGCGACTTCGAGCAGGCCAACCAGTTGTACATCGATCCGGACACCTGCATCGATTGCGGGCTGTGCGTGGATGAATGCCCCGTTCAGGCGATCTTCCCCGAGGAAGACCTGCCCGAACAGTGGAACAAGTACGTCGAACTCAATCTGGACTACTACAAGGACAAGTAG
- a CDS encoding HU family DNA-binding protein encodes MASKGNASVGNDKNVTKKHLVDEITRQTKLSRHDVQTVVQGVLDQMIEAIGSGQRIEIRDFGVFEVKSRAARTAQNPKTLEPVPVPPKRAVRFKPGRLMKAALESQVSQPAATGATANGHAAELPEPPIVEVRREERVPAGAGRS; translated from the coding sequence ATGGCTTCCAAAGGCAACGCGAGCGTCGGCAACGACAAGAACGTGACCAAGAAGCACCTGGTGGACGAGATCACTCGCCAGACCAAGCTTTCGCGACACGACGTCCAGACCGTCGTCCAGGGCGTCCTCGATCAGATGATCGAGGCCATTGGCAGCGGCCAGCGGATCGAGATCCGGGACTTTGGCGTCTTCGAGGTGAAGTCTCGCGCGGCGCGGACCGCTCAGAATCCGAAAACACTCGAACCGGTTCCCGTACCGCCCAAGCGTGCGGTTCGCTTCAAGCCGGGCCGGCTCATGAAGGCGGCGCTCGAGTCTCAGGTGAGCCAGCCCGCAGCCACGGGCGCGACGGCAAACGGCCATGCGGCCGAACTGCCCGAACCGCCCATCGTGGAAGTGCGCCGCGAAGAGCGCGTGCCGGCGGGGGCTGGACGGAGCTGA
- a CDS encoding folylpolyglutamate synthase/dihydrofolate synthase family protein has translation MPGSSAPDGHKQAPTPWSPADWSLHAALAWLNAKVNFERQPDRSLATRVLKLDRMRALSAALGDPHLAVPAIHVAGSKGKGSITRMAASILTAAGMRSGAFTSPHLIHPNERIAVDRQPCSDAELATAIWRVNQAEAALPAEVIERFGSPTYFEAITAAAFDHFARSGCHAAVYEVGLGGRLDSTNILSPAACVLASIELEHTDILGDTLAKIAAEKAGILKPGVPAICTPQPPEVLEVFEACAAEVGAPLLVLGDDIAFTHRMDAGHAMVTVTIDGRVLSNVRSPLPGAHQAANTAAAIAACARLLGERLTETVVADGLAHTPRDGRMETIATSPTLIIDGAHTPASLRATLAALPEHDGGLVIIFGCAKDKDAAGMLDQLARAGGQVVFTQAGPRSRPAEELAVIYACSSEVRADPAQALQRAHELAGPAGLILACGSFMLAGAIKSLG, from the coding sequence ATGCCCGGATCATCGGCCCCCGACGGCCATAAGCAAGCCCCCACCCCCTGGTCACCTGCAGATTGGTCGCTCCATGCCGCCCTGGCCTGGCTGAATGCCAAGGTGAACTTCGAGCGCCAGCCCGACCGGAGCCTGGCCACCCGCGTGTTGAAGCTCGACCGCATGCGGGCGCTATCGGCCGCCCTGGGAGACCCGCACCTGGCCGTGCCGGCCATCCACGTGGCCGGCAGCAAGGGCAAGGGCAGCATCACCCGCATGGCCGCCAGCATCCTGACCGCCGCGGGCATGCGCAGCGGCGCCTTCACCAGCCCGCACCTGATCCATCCCAACGAGCGCATCGCCGTCGACCGCCAGCCATGCAGTGACGCCGAGCTGGCCACGGCCATCTGGCGGGTCAACCAGGCCGAGGCTGCCCTCCCAGCCGAGGTCATCGAGCGATTTGGCTCGCCCACCTACTTCGAGGCCATCACCGCCGCCGCATTCGACCACTTCGCACGTTCGGGCTGCCACGCGGCCGTCTACGAGGTTGGCCTGGGCGGACGGCTCGACTCGACCAACATCCTCAGCCCTGCCGCTTGCGTGCTCGCGTCGATCGAGCTCGAGCACACCGACATCCTGGGCGACACGCTCGCGAAGATCGCCGCCGAAAAGGCCGGCATCCTCAAGCCCGGCGTGCCCGCCATCTGTACGCCCCAGCCGCCCGAGGTGCTCGAGGTGTTCGAGGCATGCGCCGCCGAGGTTGGTGCTCCGCTGCTCGTCCTGGGAGACGACATCGCCTTCACGCACCGCATGGACGCGGGCCACGCCATGGTCACGGTGACCATCGACGGCCGCGTGCTCTCCAACGTCCGAAGCCCCCTTCCGGGCGCGCATCAGGCGGCCAACACCGCCGCCGCGATCGCCGCATGCGCCCGGCTCCTCGGCGAGCGGCTCACCGAGACCGTGGTCGCCGATGGACTCGCGCACACGCCCCGCGACGGACGCATGGAGACGATCGCCACGAGCCCCACGCTCATCATCGACGGCGCCCACACGCCCGCCTCCCTGCGCGCCACGCTGGCAGCCCTCCCCGAGCACGACGGGGGCCTCGTCATCATCTTCGGCTGCGCAAAGGACAAGGACGCCGCCGGCATGCTCGACCAGCTCGCCAGAGCGGGCGGCCAGGTGGTCTTTACGCAAGCCGGGCCAAGATCGCGTCCGGCAGAAGAACTCGCGGTAATCTATGCATGCTCGAGCGAAGTGCGTGCCGACCCTGCCCAAGCCCTTCAGCGCGCACACGAGTTGGCAGGCCCGGCGGGCCTCATCCTCGCCTGCGGCTCGTTCATGCTCGCCGGTGCGATCAAGTCGCTTGGCTGA
- a CDS encoding MATE family efflux transporter, which produces MTLPGAQDEQREFLRHPLLDMLFIAAPSIVQMVSYSAMQFVDMLMVTQWGNDPIYVSAQGNGGFAVWIPLSLVFGMSGVVSSFVSQNLGAGTPRKGARYVWAQWWIAVTAAAMLLPMVFLLPSIFAAMGHSAELVELESQYANVLIFGAILTMGGRTVAQYFFGMHKPVIPMVAALIGNVVNVLANWVLIFGLLGFPEMGLIGAALGTVIGSAVEMAIPAALFLAPRWAKNFETRAPWKPAWKPIKDILRVGMPAGVMFVNEMVCFGYLLVGLGGRFGPEQQAAGFIALRYMSLSFMPTVGLSIAITAIVGRLIGMGRIDLAEKRAWLGMGLGIGYMGACATCFIVFRHELMGLFVTADMERESAAEVVRVGSMILVAAAVFQMFDAVAVTMTGALRGAGDTFVPSLLTIVLSWMLIVGGGHLAVAVVPQWGAVGPWIFASAYIVVLGVCLLVRFKLGAWKRMKLSGDEIEL; this is translated from the coding sequence ATGACCCTCCCCGGCGCTCAAGACGAGCAACGCGAGTTCCTGCGGCATCCGCTGCTGGACATGCTGTTCATCGCCGCCCCCAGCATCGTGCAGATGGTCAGCTACTCGGCGATGCAGTTCGTCGACATGCTCATGGTCACCCAATGGGGCAACGACCCCATCTACGTCTCGGCCCAGGGCAACGGCGGCTTCGCGGTGTGGATCCCCCTGTCACTGGTCTTCGGCATGTCGGGCGTGGTATCGAGCTTCGTCTCGCAGAACCTGGGCGCCGGCACGCCACGCAAGGGCGCGCGCTACGTCTGGGCACAGTGGTGGATCGCCGTGACGGCAGCCGCCATGCTGCTTCCGATGGTGTTCCTGCTGCCGTCGATCTTCGCGGCGATGGGGCACTCGGCCGAACTGGTCGAACTCGAGAGCCAGTACGCCAACGTGCTCATCTTCGGCGCGATCCTCACCATGGGCGGACGCACCGTCGCGCAGTACTTCTTCGGCATGCACAAGCCGGTGATTCCGATGGTGGCCGCGCTCATCGGCAACGTGGTGAACGTCCTGGCCAACTGGGTGCTCATCTTCGGGCTCCTGGGCTTTCCGGAGATGGGCCTGATCGGCGCGGCCTTGGGCACCGTCATCGGCAGCGCGGTCGAGATGGCCATCCCCGCGGCCCTGTTCCTGGCGCCCCGTTGGGCGAAGAACTTCGAGACCCGTGCGCCCTGGAAGCCGGCATGGAAGCCCATCAAGGACATCCTGCGCGTCGGGATGCCCGCGGGCGTCATGTTCGTGAACGAGATGGTGTGCTTCGGCTACCTGCTGGTGGGCCTTGGCGGGCGGTTCGGGCCCGAGCAGCAGGCCGCGGGTTTCATCGCATTGCGGTACATGAGCCTGTCGTTCATGCCCACGGTGGGCCTGTCGATCGCTATTACCGCCATCGTCGGTCGGCTCATCGGCATGGGACGCATCGACCTGGCGGAGAAGCGCGCCTGGCTGGGCATGGGCCTGGGCATCGGTTACATGGGCGCGTGCGCCACGTGCTTCATCGTGTTCCGGCACGAGCTCATGGGCCTGTTCGTGACCGCCGACATGGAACGCGAGTCGGCCGCCGAGGTAGTCCGCGTGGGCTCGATGATCCTCGTCGCCGCGGCGGTGTTCCAGATGTTCGACGCCGTTGCGGTGACCATGACCGGCGCCCTGCGCGGGGCGGGCGACACGTTCGTGCCCAGCCTGCTGACCATCGTCCTCTCGTGGATGCTGATCGTCGGCGGCGGGCATCTGGCCGTGGCGGTCGTGCCCCAGTGGGGCGCCGTGGGCCCGTGGATCTTCGCCTCGGCCTACATCGTGGTGCTCGGCGTGTGCCTTCTGGTGCGTTTCAAGTTGGGGGCGTGGAAGCGGATGAAGCTGTCGGGGGATGAGATCGAGCTCTAG